GAACATCGCTTTCATCTCGGCTGGGACGCCCGGCAACACGTAGATCGAGTCGACGACCGCGCCGGGCGCGACGCCAACCTCGTTGGGAAGCATGCGCGCGCCGGCGGGCAGTTCGGCGGTCCCTTCAGCGAGGTCATCAGCCGAGTAGCCGCCCTGTTCGGTGAGCCACTCGCGGGCGGCGTCGTGGTCGACTGTCTCCCGACCGAGGGCGGCCGCAACCCCCTCCATCGTGAGATCGTCGGGTGTCGGTCCTAACCCGCCAGTAACGATCACCGCGTCGTAGTCGGCGCGGTACTCGTTGACGACGTGGGCGATATCACTGATTCGGTCGGGAAGGGTGGTGATTCGGTCGACCGTACAGCCTCGGCTTGTGAGCTGTTCGGCGAGCCACACCGCGTTCGTGTTTACGGTCGCGCCGACCAGCAGTTCGTCGCCGACGGTGACGATTCCGACTTTCATTTTTTGTCGTCGTCCTCCTCAGTATCGAGGCCCATCTGGACCCGAACGTCGTGGAGGCGGTCGATCTGTCGACGGTAGTAGTAGAGACCACCGACACCGATCAGCGACAGCAGCACCACCGCGCCGCCGAAGACGTACAGATCCCGATCCAAGTAGTATTGGACGACAACCATCGGCCCTGTGACCTCCGCCCAGCGGACGTGGACCTGATTGTCGACGATCTCGCTTGCGGCACCGCGCGGGGCGGTGTTACCGAACAGGAAGAAGTCGATTCGGTAGTCTTCGGGGAGGATGACCTCGTAGGAGCCCTCGACGTAGACGGGCAGCGACAGTCGACGTGGCGTCGCATCCGCCGAGAAGGCGAGTTGGCCGTCAGCAGGCGCAGTGACATACACCTCGTCGGGCGTCTGTTCGACCTCGCCATCGGGGGTATCGCGGAGTTCGGTGCCGGAGATCACGGTGCCGTTTGCGTACTGGAACCGGACCGCCGAGATGTCGAGTGGACCTTCGGTGCCGAGCCCGGTCGACTGGTAGAGCCGGAGCCGCTGGTCGGCGTCGACGCGGTAGATGGCTTGAACCTCGTCAGTTGTATGGAGCGTGAGCTGGGCGTCGCGGTCGGTGTCCCAGCTGTAGGGTTGGGCTGGCTCCCGGTCGAGTCGCTCGTCGGAGACCTCGCCGCCGCCGGTGACGTAGGACAGACAGCCAGCCGTCGACAGCAGGAGTACCACTGCGACGACCGCGAGGCCGAGCCGCCGGTTCATCGCTCCTCCGGAGCCGCCCGGTTCGGTCTGCAGACTCGGGTTGGCCGACAAGCCCGATTCGACCCGTGGTGTCGACTACTCGCAGAGGCGACTGAATCAGTCGGTCGACGCCAAGTGTCGGTCCTACGGAGCCG
This sequence is a window from Halohasta litchfieldiae. Protein-coding genes within it:
- a CDS encoding competence/damage-inducible protein A, translating into MKVGIVTVGDELLVGATVNTNAVWLAEQLTSRGCTVDRITTLPDRISDIAHVVNEYRADYDAVIVTGGLGPTPDDLTMEGVAAALGRETVDHDAAREWLTEQGGYSADDLAEGTAELPAGARMLPNEVGVAPGAVVDSIYVLPGVPAEMKAMFEAIADEFVGEPIYTETVVADEPESALVDRLRAVREEFDVSVGSYPGEYVRVKFSSTDSVAVEAAANWFEARVQSPDSESTE
- a CDS encoding DUF5803 family protein — encoded protein: MNRRLGLAVVAVVLLLSTAGCLSYVTGGGEVSDERLDREPAQPYSWDTDRDAQLTLHTTDEVQAIYRVDADQRLRLYQSTGLGTEGPLDISAVRFQYANGTVISGTELRDTPDGEVEQTPDEVYVTAPADGQLAFSADATPRRLSLPVYVEGSYEVILPEDYRIDFFLFGNTAPRGAASEIVDNQVHVRWAEVTGPMVVVQYYLDRDLYVFGGAVVLLSLIGVGGLYYYRRQIDRLHDVRVQMGLDTEEDDDKK